The following DNA comes from Rosa rugosa chromosome 5, drRosRugo1.1, whole genome shotgun sequence.
CGATTGAACAAGTCAAATTGAAAACCCTTAAATCTAGATTACTCACCGAACTGAGTTGCGAGGAGCGATGACGGCGACGGCGACGGGAGAATCGAAACGGCTAAACGGCGGAGGCGAACTTCTAGAGCTTCGCATCTAATCAAGGAGTCGCTGGCGGAGGAGGATTTCAGAGACGGAGAGTGGTGCAGTAGCTGGTAATGGACGGAGAGAGAGTGAAGGGTGAGACCATGAGGGAGGGACTGAGAGGGAGATTTCAGAAATTGGGGCTGAGATGGTATCGACTCGAATCCTCGATACTatcgagagagagggaggctgaGGTGAGTGAGGTCGGGTTACTCGACTGCAAGAGACTTAGCATTTTAGGGTTGTTAacttgttattattattttttttaatatttaacataTTATTATATCACCCAATCAAGGACTGACATGTGGTAACTGATACATGAAATCGGGTTGGTTCGGGCTTTCGGTCCCTGAAAATGTGaagcccgagaccgaaccgaaaattcctatattaaaaccgaaccgaatcgggcttttttcctcagttcgggtcgggtcctcagtctttcgggtccggacgcccaccCCTAGTTCAGACCCATGAAGAGGTGTTTTGGTCAAACAAAGATAAAAGACTCCATTTGACTCTACCCTGCTCTTCCGGTATGCTCTCGGTATGCTCTGTATTTTCTTTTTAGCGCCTATCTATATACCCTGTTCTGTGCGTATTGCATCTTCTCTCTGCTTCTGGTTTTCTCTGCTACAAACTTGCACTTTTGTCTGGTGCacccctctctctttctctaaggAAATATTTCCTCTGTTTCACTTTCTTCCCATGTTCGTATCTTAAATGGTGTTGTTTTTGGTGTAGCAGAGATCACTTTCTGATGCATTTTGGTTCTTATGAGTAGCTTTGTTAAGATTTGCAGTTGATCTCATTTGGCTTTGTCAAGCTATGAGTGAAATAGTTTTGGCATTCAGTCAGTGGGTGATCATTGCTCTTAAGAAGGGACCTGTTCAAATCTCAGTTTCAGTGGGTGGAAGGAAAGGAGGTTGTGTATATGGATGGAAAATGTGATGCAAAGTAACGCCAATCCTCAATGAGTTATATCAATGATCCATCCACCAAAGCAAAGGTAATACAACAAAATATTGTAATGAAGGAATAAGTTTAGTTGGAGCTTCAAGGGTTGTACTGCTTGACGTTGTATGGAACCATGTGGAGAGGCAAGCTATATCCCGAGCATACTAATTGGGACAAATAAATTGTGTTCATCTACCATCTCCTCATGGCTGGGGCAAGTGAAGAGGACAAATACAGCCAGAAAGTTGAGAAGCATTGGTTGTCTGAATTGGTATTTTCTTGTTCGGATACAGAAGCTGATGCCAATAAAATCCTTCAAAGACCTTACCGAACTAGTCATTAGCATTTTCACTTAAGCTGACATTGTGAGGAGTATTAGAGTTCAGTTTGTCACATCAGAGTATTAAACAAAACTTTAATCGAAAATAGTTTTATTAATGCAAtctgttttgaatttgaattcaaaTAGGTATGGTTATTTAGAGAAATCCATCAGACAAAGATAAGGAAGTTATGAGACAGTTCCATAATGGAGGAAACTACCTTAACTGCTTTTCTGATATAATGGGATTACAATGTCTTCATTGATCCCTGCTAGAGCACCAGACCTCAATCAAATTGTCCCATTAACAATCTGAGATCAAAGGTGAATCTAGGAGAAGAACAATGGAAGGAGGCAGTGGATCTAATTTTTGTTCATGCAAATGTGTAGATATTAGGACAGATATGCTTCCGCAATCTTAATATACTCTACGATTACTGCTGCACTCCTACAATGCAAATTACGGTATATGTGTTTACATGTACTTATTCTGAGATAGTATAGCTAGTACTCATTTTGTGTAAATTCTTACAATCCCAGCTGCAGTCACAGAGGACAAGATTTTGGAAAAGATGGTTCAGTATGAGAAACTCAAGCATATATTCCAAAAGATAACACCACTAGATGAAGCTTCATATTTGGACGAAGAATTTGAGTAAATCTCCTTATCTCTGATGCTGAATTCGCAGTTACTTCTTTACCATAGATTCTACTACATATGTTCTTTAATTCTCTTATTTTTATTGGGTCTGACAGATGAAGATTCTAAAGCTTCTGGAGCTGTTATCTCATAGAAGAGGTATTTTGAGGATGGGAAGAATTATGCGGTACGATATTTGTCTAAATGACTAGCCCAATAGTTAAGTATATTCCTCATTGTGTTGGATGATATCTGCAATAGTTGTGTTTTTGTTGGTTATGTTTTTATTGCAGTTTGAGGAAGAAAGAAATTATctaaaccaattttttttttttaaagaacgTAAAAAAAGCCAATTGACACACGCATAAGTGTGTGTTAAGAGGCTAATTTTATTTAAACTATAGATTTGACTTGGGATGTATTGGTTTTTAATTAAGAATGTCTTAACAGAAAATAAGAACTGGCATGGTATAACAATAACTAAGATGATGAATATTGTCATCTTGTCATATAACTGGCATTGTAtgttatgacatttttcagTAACTCAATATATCGCATCCCAGTATCGGAAATGATTCCTCAAATGAATGACTGATCTTTCGATTAATCAAAGACACATTGAAACTCTGTAGAGACTATAATTTATGAAGCTTTTGTAATTTTTGTGTAGCCATACTGTAAAGTTGATAAGATTTTAATTGTTTCCTCCCTTACACATCTGATACAGGTTCAAAGAAGCAAGGCATTGGGAGGATCATCAACTTTCTATCTTCCAGTTTCTTACTCGTgttatttctttgttctttaagCAGTGTTGAAGATCACAGCATCTAGATAGATCACACTCTTAGCCGTTTATATCATGCTTGACTCGGCTTAACGGTACTCGTCCCTATGTTCTAGTGTATCTATCATTTAGGTTTAATGGAAATATTTAGATCAAATTCTCGGAATTAGAAGATAAATTTGACAATATTTTGGGAACTGTGGATGTCATTCCAATAGCTCAAATAtgtatgttgattttttttttttttttgtctcacaTTAATACCAAGGAAACACTTACCGACCCACACATGAACACACGAACTATCACGTGTAAGAATGAGTTTTATCAAATCTTGATTTGACTCGCATCGGTATGACACCCGTCCTGTCCTCaagttgataattaataaaactaCAAATACAATGATATTTCGGGACCGACACTTATTGTAATTGTAGTCTGGGGTTAATCTAACcctaaaactttttttttttttttttttttggtcaaagataTTCATTGAAAAGAGGGCAAACAGCCCAGCCATACAACAACAGAAAGCCAAAAGGCTAAACTGAAGAGAAACAGAGCTCTCATAGTCAAAGCCACATGAGGCAAGACAAGACGAACAACGAACAGACGCAACAAACAAAACAAGTCTAAAGAAAAGCAAGACATGAAGGAAAGCAAGATTGATACCTAAAACTGAAGTTGATAAAATAGAATTCTGAAAGTCATAGTTGGTTGATCTAAAGCTCAAGTTGACTAAGGAGCTTAATCTAAACACTGTTTAGTCCCTCCCACCCATAAATATGTTCAAAATTGATGTGGATGAAGATGTGGAAAAGAGGTTTAGGTGCTATTGTTTGTAATCACGAAGGACATTCGATGGCTGTTGTCTAGACCAACTTGTGGTTTCttggcagtttttgtaattatcaATCATTTGCAAGTAAAAACATTTGAAGCTAAGGCCAAATCATCTGCATCACTACAGATAATGTGTTGCTCTATATAATAACATGATTAAATTTGTGCACAAAATGCTTAATGTCTCAAAGTCACACGTATCACTCGGCAAAACCATTTATTGTGAGAAGAGCAAGGAGAAGTACGCGAGGTAGAAAGAGGCATTACAATGACATGAGTCGAGGCACATACTTAGGTGGCCTTCCATGAAGACAGTGGTGGAGTTTCGGAGTTCTTCCAAGTACTAAAGTCATTCTGATACCGGTCACCCTTAACAGCATCCACAGAAGCAAAGGATTCAAGCTCAGCCATTTCCTCTGGTGTCAGTTTCACAGACAAAGCTCCAATATTCTGGTTAAAATTCTCAATCTTGGTGGTTCCGGGTATGGGGCACACATCATTTCCTTGGTGATGAACCCAAGCCAGTGCTAGTTGAGATGGGGTGCACCCCTTTCTCGCTGCAAGATCACTAACCCGCTCGAATATTGTTTGATTATGCTCTAGGTTTTCAGCTTGGAACCTGGGTAGATACTGCAACCAATTGAATCAATATATGAGAATTCAAACAAACTACTTGATCAAAAATGGCAAGGATCCAAAACGCATATTGAACATGATGCTTTCTTTCCATAGCATATAAACATGAGAATGCCTTGTTTTATTCAGTTTTATCACTTGCCACAAAATTTCGGTAAATGTCTGGTAAGTAGGGAGAAGCTGATATCTACATGGACTTGGTCTAATAAAGCGAGGGAGTTACTCCGGATATTTCTTATCTTTAAACATTATAAAATGAGCATCTAAGAAAATTAATCATTCAGTGCCCTGGACAGCAAATAGATTAGGGCTACTTGGACACCAGAATTGCAAAACTAATTTTGTCACTTCCACATTTTCGCTGGAATGCAGACTACTGAGTGAAGACAATGCGATGGCACTAGGAGAGATTACTTTGCAAGGTTAATTACAAACTATCAAGGAGATAGAACTTCAGGACATTCATGCTAAGACAATAATGATGCTACATATGTTTTCCTTATTGAATGCACATGCACTTTAGAATTAATATTTGGGTGACATGTTATAAACCTTTCGGAAATCATCATTGGCAAGATTTTCAACGAACTTAGCCCCAGATGACAGGAATCCTCTTCCTAGAGGACTGTATGCAACAATACCGATGCCAAGTTCACTGAGAAATTTAAGACAATAGTATTAAAATCAAATAGTATTGGAATCATATGCTAGCTACTTTATGAAGAAAGTAGTTAAGTTCCTTCAAGCCTCACCGACAAGTAGGAATAATTTCTTCCTCTGCATCTCTTGACCACAAGGACCACTCCAGTTGTACAGCTGTTATTGGATGAACAGCATGGGCTCTCCTTATTGTGCAAGCAGAAGCCTCAGACAGACCAATGTACTTTATCTTACCTTCTTCAACGAGTTTCTTAAGCTCCCCCACCTAGTAAAAGACATAACAAAGTAATGTAAGAAATGACAACCATGCCGAAAAAAACTGACTATGCATGTGCAGCGAGTAACAAAACATGAATAGGAAGAGAGACAGCTACGAGATAATTAAACAGCAGGTCTTGGGATTATTTAAATTTGACAGGATATCAATCAAACAATGATAGAACCTGGTGGTTAAACATGTTTAACAAATGCTAGTTCACATGTCTGTGCACACTTGATTCAAGCCACATTCCTATTGGTAACGATAGTATGGCATGATGAAGGAATTTAAGAAATGAAGATGTTCTTAAAATAACAGAATCACGATGCATCTCAGTAAAACAAAATTAATAGTCTCGTAGGACAATATACATGGCTACAAGAAAATACATCACATGATATGTTTTTACAAATTTGGACATCAATAAAAAGGGATGATCTTATTTTCTGTTGCTAGGATAGCTACACAATTCCAAACCAATAATAGAACCATAATTTAATACCAATTTTGCCATTTTGGCCTTAGACAGCTGAGGTCCCCCATTCACCAAAATAAGAAACTAGTGAATACTACTAAACTAGTTTACTTGCTCGTAATTGCAAGCATTTttctttctactcatttttagTTTGTTAATGGTCCTTGTTAATGTTTCTATATATTCATTTAATTTTTGGTAAATCAATTTCTATTAATAAAAACAGATTGCCCAAGCCCTGTACAAACTAAATCAAAGGAGTAAGCAAGAAAACAACCTAactaggagaaaaaaaaaatattcccaAACCCAGAACCAAATTCGGCCCCAAAAAAGAGAAACTAAGAGTCCTAGGGAGCTATATCTCACGATTGACACTCTGGTTCTTAGAAATGTTTAAGTTTGCCAAGATAGAATTAAACCTGAAGGTGGCATACACTACAGCTAATAGTGGTTATGATAGACTTGAGAATTACAGTGAGGGGTTCCTTTTGTTGCTGAAACTTCGGTCATGCGCTCCAACGAGATGCTATATACAGTGACAACTAAGCTAATCATCAAAAGAGTTGCAGCAAGGGTTTTGCCCATCCAACGGTCTGCAGCCCATAGAATGAACGAAAGACATGGATTGCAAAGCCAAGGAATGCCACTGCGCTGTAAAACTAGCTTAAACCCCATCACTATACTGATAACAGTCAATAAAAAAGTGGTTCCCAGATTCCAAAACGATACTACATAAGACAGCAACTGGGTTAGCTTGTAGAGACAAGGTAATGATTCTATCCGTCTAATGGCCTTCCATGTAGAAAGAAACTTGCACAACCAGAGAAGCTAGATGAGAAGATAGAGGCCAACTCCACCTAATACCATCAGTAGCAGAATCCGCAGGAGCATAATCCCGGATTCCAGAAACTCAACCCTTACTAGTGTTGTTGGTAATCTTGCTGATACAGTTATATAAGTCCTGCCCTGAGTTCTTCATCACTAAACTTGGACAGTGTGAAATTCTAGTTCTCTAAGTACACTAGTGAATCCTGCTATTCTCTTGCTTAACCTCCACTCATTAGTATCTTGTATAGTCCAAGTCCTGCTCCTGCTTCTGCCCCTCAAATATCACATGTGAGAACTCTCTATCTTTCTCTCTGACTTCTTTCTTATCTGTGTATACTTGGTTTTAACTTGTCATAATTAATGTAGGCTGCTATAGTAGTTTGTGGTAATGAAAACGACGGAGGAAAACAGCTGGATAAACTAGGAGCAAGTTctaaccaaaaagaaaatttttgtACAGCCAGGTCTTCCAAAAGACAAGCAGCGCAAGTGCTACTTAGGAATATCAATTACACAGCTTTCTCATCAACCAACTCAATGCAACTCTAAGACAAGCAGTTAAGCCACTACTAGAAAATCACAAACGAGAGACAAGTGAGGAATAGTAACAGCATCGGCGACTTCAATAGGCCTACTTGCTGATTTCTATTGATTCTCAAGTAAGATTACTAGACACATGTCTTGTATTTTCTCAATGCAGTAGTAATGACAACATGTGACTGTAATCAAGGGGGATCAATGAAGAAAACAAACCGTGACTTCAATGGGGAGACGAGTGTCGATCCGATGCTGATAATAGAGATCCACACAATTAACACCGAGGCGTTTCAAGCTTCCTTCACAAGCAGACCTGACATAAGCCGGATCGCCCCGAATCTCTCTCTTGTTGTCCTCAAAGCTGATACCGAATTTCGTGGCCAATTCAACCTTGTCTCTCACCCCTCCACTCAAAGCCTGCTCCGTCAATTCAAATCAATTCCAAACAATCCCATAGCAACAAATCAATAGTAATCAATTACAAGAGTGGTGAAGGACATACTTTGCCGAGGAGAATTTCGTTGGTGTGGGGACCGTAGATGTCGGAGGTGTCGAGGAAGGTGACGCCGGAGTCGACGGCGTGGTGTATGAGCTTGATCATGTCGGCTTCGGGCTTCGGGGGCCCATAGAAGGAGGACATGCCCATGCAGCCGAGTCCTTGAGCTGAGACCTCCAGGCCCTGTGACCCGAGCTTGATCCTCCTCACGCCCGCCATGTCTATGTGATCAGAAGTagcagaaagagagagtgaaGGAAGAAGAGAGTGATGAAGAGTGTTTGGTTGAGTTATATACAAGTTTGTTAGGTGAAAAGGAAACaatttggtggtggtggtggtggtggtgtaggCGTCAGCAGTGAGGTGGTAGGTGAAGAAGAGGACTAGAGGAGGCTCATTTTTCAAATAGTGGAATGGGATTGAGGTCTTGAGGGGATGGCGTAAGAGCGTACGTTACAGTGACCAATAGAGATGGACCGCTGACCAAACGGAAGGTTCTAATTATAACTAGGAAGTGTATGTATTTCATGCACCGTCAGTGCATAGgtacttgcaatatgaatggatataatttttttgatattaaaataGATAAAGGAGTGGATTAGATGAGTGGCTGTTATTTTTTTAAAGATTAAAATAATTACCAGTGCACTTACACAGTCGGTGCATACAATCACTGTTGTCCTTGCGAATAATGTGCCGACAGTTTTGTCCTTAATTATGTTTTACGGAATTATACAGTCCACCTGTACGATTTCTATGGCAATGGCAATgatgctttgttttttttttttttttttttgggtcagttCAGCTTTGCTTTTTATTTGCACTTGATTTGAGTTGCTCTGAGTTGTTGGATTTTGtgatttgttgttgttgtaatTGTCAAAGGTTTGGTCGCGCATTGGCCTTGATTTGGTTCTGTGTGTTTTCTCCAAAGAAGGACAGCGATGTATAGAGACAGTGTGAAGCTTGATGCACAACCGACACATGTCCCCTAAACCCAATCGAATCGTAGCCCTTCTCTTTCCGACTCTTCTCTATTCTCCACCCATCAATCATAAATGTATGTCTTGCAATTCAATGCTTTACAGTGCCTTCAATTTAGTCTTTGACTCTAAAGATGGGGTACTTTTTTCAAATGTTTCAGGAGATTGTCTGAATTGCAAAAGAATTTGAGTGCCTGCAATCTATTGGATTCCTATTTTTGTTGTCTGTACTTTGTTCTTTTGAAACTACCGAGTATAAAAACATATTAGTGCGATATCTgatgtttgtttattttttaaaagaaatgtggatttcattaaagCATGTCAAGATGGTCATTACATATCATTCTGCTACCTTCAACTAAACAGATCAAAAAGTTGTAGTAAGAGAAATACTGTAatacataaaaaattaaaaacagacCATCTATGTTCGAACTaatcgctcacttatttaaagtgagcctataaactatagAGAATAGTAAGACATAGTATATAGGCCCCTATCCCACCTACCTATATTTTTTCCTTGCCCTTcaagctagggctaggaggtttggcTGTGTAAATCAGCCTCAGAACATCTTCAGCAGCAGCTTTTGCCAGTCTTGAATGCTTGTTTATTTTCACTCTTACTTCTGACCCGCAAGACCCAGAACTAATAGCAAAAAACCACCATAGTGTAAGGCTCCAAACTAACTGCCAAGAGCCCAAATGCAAAACCCAAACCTTAATTGGAACATGGGCCCATAAGCTAATCCAGGGCACAATGAACGCCCCAATTTCTAAGGGCACCCAAGCTCTTAGAAGTCTAACGCCGATGGCCCGTCTTGCAGTGCCGGCTCCTCCCGTCCTCCACCAGGTTGCAGGTAGAGCCTCGACTTGGCCATCACCATCTTCTATAACAATTCTAGAATTAAACCGATCAAGCCCCAATGACCACACCACGCCAAATAGGCCATCATCTGGTTCGACTGCAACGTCATCACCAAGCGCAGCCACACTCTTCGTCAGCCTGACTGCAATACCGGCGCCGCCATAGCCCGGGACACCGCTCTTGCAATGAAACAATGCAAACTCGCCGCCATCCACCTTCCCAAAGCAGGGTgcaaaatatttttcttcaaaatcGAGTTCGGGACACCCGACTGCGTCTTCAGTTCAAAAGTCTGAAAATCGGATCTCCACTCAGATTTTGACCCCCAAGGCAACTACAGGCCATCATTGAGCATAAAGTTGTCCACCCTGCCATTGATATTCAGTCGCGACCAAATACTCGAGTCACCAGCCCAAGGGAGCGGTCCAAATGAACCAGGCACACCATGATCAGTGCCATCAAAGGCCACGGCCCCAGGATCAATGTGAAGAGGCAGAAGAAGTTGATGAGAATGAACGACGGGTGGGGGACGAAGACGTCTTGACACCGACTGGAGAATCGGACCCAAAGGCCTTGGAATTGGAAGCCGGCCGGAATCGGGTTGCTCATCGCCGACACAGAGAAGCGACAGTAGTGGGAGCGCAAGAACGAGCgcaataaagagagagaagggtttCATCTCTTTAGTCCTTTTTCCTCCTACACTaatgaatttatgaaggaagaTTAATGACCAAAGCAAATTGGATACTGTACAATCCTTTTCTTAATTTTGATTATCTGATGTATGTTTATGTGTAAGCTTTTTTCTTGGTTATTGTTATGGATTTTTCTTACTATTTATTATATTGGTTTAAAGGTTTCCAGCTTTCTTGTAAACCATTATCTGCTATTCATGACAGTTAGAGTCGGACTTGACATGAGGCCTGTGAGTCGGCTGTCTCAGGCCCGGTGTCTCGTCGGGGCCTAATATTTCTTTTTCTGAaggtatttaaaaaaattaataagtaAATAAAATGTAAGTTTTTTACCAAACAATGAGATTGATTTAGTTGGCAAGTTGCATTCCTTTCCTTTATGTTACTCCTATAGTCCTATACTAGGTTTGAATCTCATTTCTGTtgtgtatttatttttcttttcaatttttattttaaatattttttttggcttttttttttctataaaaaaatataGGTCCATTTTTTTTTCGCCTCAAGTCTGGGCCTGATGACAGTGCATAGCTGAAATGTTTCTTGAATTTTGTTTAGTTTTGAAAGAGCTCTAGCTTCTGCTTTATGCATGTGGTCGAATGTATTGGTTGGACTATAACTACCTAATCCATTTTAAACTCTTAGATTATGTGATCAGTGGTTATTTCTACaactttatttttgtttgtttgatgagagccaacataaatgaatggttagattgcattaaatacactttttgtttattaaaaataaagttgataataaatatcaagggttgagattattttataagagttgggtcacttgcaccgtcggtgcatagaataatttccattgTTTGATGCCTTTTTTATTTGAGTAGTCATTTGTTTCAGTTCCT
Coding sequences within:
- the LOC133710135 gene encoding probable aldo-keto reductase 2 yields the protein MAGVRRIKLGSQGLEVSAQGLGCMGMSSFYGPPKPEADMIKLIHHAVDSGVTFLDTSDIYGPHTNEILLGKALSGGVRDKVELATKFGISFEDNKREIRGDPAYVRSACEGSLKRLGVNCVDLYYQHRIDTRLPIEVTVGELKKLVEEGKIKYIGLSEASACTIRRAHAVHPITAVQLEWSLWSRDAEEEIIPTCRELGIGIVAYSPLGRGFLSSGAKFVENLANDDFRKYLPRFQAENLEHNQTIFERVSDLAARKGCTPSQLALAWVHHQGNDVCPIPGTTKIENFNQNIGALSVKLTPEEMAELESFASVDAVKGDRYQNDFSTWKNSETPPLSSWKAT